From a single Brassica napus cultivar Da-Ae chromosome C9, Da-Ae, whole genome shotgun sequence genomic region:
- the LOC106388050 gene encoding probable E3 ubiquitin-protein ligase LUL3, whose amino-acid sequence MFIVSFFSFTIIFFAKEEENCTMVPQFPEAFKPTQVPFQKGTAQKFVQPSGTGTDLGFFSLDDLSNPLPDEVYPLVISADTVISPSSGSEEPLVHKQITLACLEKTDDGSFKVKVMKQILWIEGARYELRELYGIDNSTAQDDDVASGLEDSGDKECVICLTEPKDTAVMPCRHLCLCSDCAKELRFQSNKCPICRQPIDELLMIKVESSNEQH is encoded by the exons ATGTTCATTGTCTCATTTTTCAGTTTTACTATCATATTTTTCGcaaaagaggaagaaaactGCACAATGGTCCCTCAATTTCCAGAAGCTTTCAAACCAACCCAAGTCCCTTTCCAAAAAGGTACAGCACAGAAGTTTGTACAACCTTCAGGGACAGGAACAGACCTAGGTTTCTTTTCACTCGACGATCTATCCAACCCATTACCAGACGAGGTGTACCCACTTGTAATATCAGCAGACACTGTGATCTCACCAAGCTCGGGTTCAGAGGAACCATTAGTTCACAAGCAAATCACGCTAGCGTGTTTGGAGAAGACTGACGATGGATCTTTCAAAGTGAAAGTCATGAAACAGATCTTATGGATCGAAGGAGCTAGATATGAGCTACGTGAGTTGTATGGTATCGATAACTCGACCGCACAAGATGATGATGTTGCGTCAGGGTTAGAGGATAGTGGTGACAAAGAATGTGTTATTTGCTTGACTGAACCTAAGGACACCGCCGTGATGCCTTGTAGACATTTG TGTTTGTGCAGTGACTGCGCTAAAGAACTGAGGTTTCAGTCAAACAAATGTCCCATTTGTCGACAACCTATCGATGagcttttaatgattaaagTGGAAAGTAGCAATGAACAACACTGA
- the LOC106388051 gene encoding uncharacterized protein LOC106388051 isoform X1 — MGGNDAAAAAAAKIAVWWDMFDCPVPEGIDARGVRPSLEGAFKELGYTGPVSITVTAYGDQKQTPEHLLRALSSTGVAVVHTRSGCTCALMYKDMVKWREDNPPPAKMMIISNQVLDVFNWDLSRLQQRTCYDLFLAYSVKPRAGLFVRTRKEWLWEKLLTKTSTGESSSSSSAKFYCKSCSLDRQSLKSFRKHLSTKKHALEEILRPDDSQLQSVTSKWGKNYAATPEFATAKIHVLWDMFDCPIPDGYDARRIRPSLEGAFKELGYSGPVSITAYGDHKKTPQHHLQALSSTGIDLAHATLEVVNGRISDDIDEWQYNNPTPATMMIISDEADDAFSDFLPHLLQRNKYNLFLSYSFRPPQMSVLVTSAEWLWDSLLAVSETRRHVLLRKCSGRSIERVGESTVMFYCKVCYSDFKHLDEFIKHLSSKKHALNGKRITDHFERSENLQLYWIQRHHFPESKRFKKAP; from the exons ATGGGTGGGAACGATGCTGCTGCGGCGGCGGCGGCTAAAATAGCGGTGTGGTGGGACATGTTTGACTGTCCGGTTCCAGAGGGTATCGATGCTCGTGGGGTCCGTCCCAGTTTGGAAGGAGCTTTCAAGGAGCTAGGCTACACTGGTCCTGTCTCCATCACAGTCACAGCCTATGGAGACCAAAAACAAACTCCTGAACACCTCCTACGAGCTCTATCTTCCACTGGAGTCGCTGTGGTACATACCAGATCTG GATGCACGTGCGCACTCATGTATAAAGATATGGTGAAATGGCGAGAGGATAATCCTCCTCCGGCTAAAATGATGATCATATCCAATCAGGTGTTAGATGTCTTCAATTGGGATCTGTCTCGGCTACAACAACGCACGTGTTACGACCTTTTTCTGGCTTATTCAGTCAAACCTCGCGCAGGATTGTTCGTGCGCACTCGCAAAGAGTGGCTCTGGGAAAAATTACTAACTAAGACAAGCACTggtgaatcatcatcatcatcatctgctAAGTTTTATTGCAAATCGTGCTCTTTGGATCGCCAAAGCCTGAAGAGTTTCAGGAAGCATCTCTCCACTAAAAAGCATGCACTCGAA GAGATTTTACGCCCTGATGATTCACAACTCCAATCTGTAACGAGCAAGTGGGGAAAGAACTACGCTGCCACGCCTGAATTTGCGACAGCTAAAATCCATGTCTTGTGGGACATGTTTGACTGTCCTATTCCCGACGGTTATGATGCTCGTCGGATCCGTCCCAGTTTGGAAGGAGCCTTCAAGGAACTAGGCTACTCTGGTCCTGTCTCCATCACCGCCTATGGTGACCATAAAAAAACCCCTCAACACCACCTTCAAGCCCTCTCTTCCACTGGAATCGATCTTGCACATGCCACTCTTG aagtcGTGAACGGCCGCATCTCTGATGATATTGATGAATGGCAATATAATAATCCTACTCCGGCTACAATGATGATCATATCGGATGAGGCTGATGATGCCTTTTCAGATTTTCTTCCCCATCTACTACAAAGAAATAAGTACAACCTGTTTTTGTCTTACTCATTTAGGCCTCCCCAAATGTCAGTCTTGGTCACTTCTGCAGAGTGGCTCTGGGATAGCTTACTTGCAG TTTCAGAGACAAGAAGACATGTTCTTCTTCGCAAGTGCAGTGGACGTAGTATTGAAAGGGTTGGTGAATCTACCGTAATGTTTTATTGCAAAGTGTGCTACTCTGATTTCAAACACCTGGATGAATTCATCAAGCATCTCTCTAGTAAAAAACATGCGCTGAAT GGTAAGCGTATTACTGATCATTTTGAACGTTCCGAGAACCTACAACTCTACTGGATACAG AGGCATCATTTTCCAGAGAGCAAGCGGTTCAAGAAAGCTCCTTAG
- the LOC106388051 gene encoding uncharacterized protein LOC106388051 isoform X2 codes for MGGNDAAAAAAAKIAVWWDMFDCPVPEGIDARGVRPSLEGAFKELGYTGPVSITVTAYGDQKQTPEHLLRALSSTGVAVVHTRSGCTCALMYKDMVKWREDNPPPAKMMIISNQVLDVFNWDLSRLQQRTCYDLFLAYSVKPRAGLFVRTRKEWLWEKLLTKTSTGESSSSSSAKFYCKSCSLDRQSLKSFRKHLSTKKHALEEILRPDDSQLQSVTSKWGKNYAATPEFATAKIHVLWDMFDCPIPDGYDARRIRPSLEGAFKELGYSGPVSITAYGDHKKTPQHHLQALSSTGIDLAHATLEVVNGRISDDIDEWQYNNPTPATMMIISDEADDAFSDFLPHLLQRNKYNLFLSYSFRPPQMSVLVTSAEWLWDSLLAETRRHVLLRKCSGRSIERVGESTVMFYCKVCYSDFKHLDEFIKHLSSKKHALNGKRITDHFERSENLQLYWIQRHHFPESKRFKKAP; via the exons ATGGGTGGGAACGATGCTGCTGCGGCGGCGGCGGCTAAAATAGCGGTGTGGTGGGACATGTTTGACTGTCCGGTTCCAGAGGGTATCGATGCTCGTGGGGTCCGTCCCAGTTTGGAAGGAGCTTTCAAGGAGCTAGGCTACACTGGTCCTGTCTCCATCACAGTCACAGCCTATGGAGACCAAAAACAAACTCCTGAACACCTCCTACGAGCTCTATCTTCCACTGGAGTCGCTGTGGTACATACCAGATCTG GATGCACGTGCGCACTCATGTATAAAGATATGGTGAAATGGCGAGAGGATAATCCTCCTCCGGCTAAAATGATGATCATATCCAATCAGGTGTTAGATGTCTTCAATTGGGATCTGTCTCGGCTACAACAACGCACGTGTTACGACCTTTTTCTGGCTTATTCAGTCAAACCTCGCGCAGGATTGTTCGTGCGCACTCGCAAAGAGTGGCTCTGGGAAAAATTACTAACTAAGACAAGCACTggtgaatcatcatcatcatcatctgctAAGTTTTATTGCAAATCGTGCTCTTTGGATCGCCAAAGCCTGAAGAGTTTCAGGAAGCATCTCTCCACTAAAAAGCATGCACTCGAA GAGATTTTACGCCCTGATGATTCACAACTCCAATCTGTAACGAGCAAGTGGGGAAAGAACTACGCTGCCACGCCTGAATTTGCGACAGCTAAAATCCATGTCTTGTGGGACATGTTTGACTGTCCTATTCCCGACGGTTATGATGCTCGTCGGATCCGTCCCAGTTTGGAAGGAGCCTTCAAGGAACTAGGCTACTCTGGTCCTGTCTCCATCACCGCCTATGGTGACCATAAAAAAACCCCTCAACACCACCTTCAAGCCCTCTCTTCCACTGGAATCGATCTTGCACATGCCACTCTTG aagtcGTGAACGGCCGCATCTCTGATGATATTGATGAATGGCAATATAATAATCCTACTCCGGCTACAATGATGATCATATCGGATGAGGCTGATGATGCCTTTTCAGATTTTCTTCCCCATCTACTACAAAGAAATAAGTACAACCTGTTTTTGTCTTACTCATTTAGGCCTCCCCAAATGTCAGTCTTGGTCACTTCTGCAGAGTGGCTCTGGGATAGCTTACTTGCAG AGACAAGAAGACATGTTCTTCTTCGCAAGTGCAGTGGACGTAGTATTGAAAGGGTTGGTGAATCTACCGTAATGTTTTATTGCAAAGTGTGCTACTCTGATTTCAAACACCTGGATGAATTCATCAAGCATCTCTCTAGTAAAAAACATGCGCTGAAT GGTAAGCGTATTACTGATCATTTTGAACGTTCCGAGAACCTACAACTCTACTGGATACAG AGGCATCATTTTCCAGAGAGCAAGCGGTTCAAGAAAGCTCCTTAG